A portion of the Blastocatellia bacterium genome contains these proteins:
- the metG gene encoding methionine--tRNA ligase subunit beta: protein VRNAGYIYKGQYDGWFCPACAEFKEEEEPGKPPRCELHNREAERVSEESYFFALSAFQDRLLEFYRENPQFVQPEARANEVVSFVSRGLKDLSISRVSVRWGIPVPDDPRHTMYVWFDALSNYITALGFGNDRRHLAHGGTRWDDPFATFWPADVHIVGKDILRFHAVYWPAFLMAAGLEPPRMVYAHGMWLSGGRKMSKTLGNTIDLAVLKRFFPLDGIRYFCLREMVFGEDADFTYGALIDRINADLADGLGNLTSRTLTMIRSFCDGVIPSDDAALQTDGEREIEVSAEATIRAFVSEFDQYRFNRALEAAWSLIARVDKYLSDRKPWELARTPSARQRLDVVLATAVKALRVLAVLLSPVLPSATRRLWHQMGLSGEPAEINPQALSFAAAIGGCRIGEITPLFPRINKEKTMAEIESEKSRESAVTPSASPVGTFITIDDFAKVDLRAGTVVFAEKVEKADKLLRLLVDVGEAQPRQVVAGIAPYYTPEQLIGRRVILVANLQPRKLRGLESQGMVLAAVVGPEERPVLAGFLEDVPNGAKLR from the coding sequence GGGTTCGCAATGCCGGATACATCTACAAGGGGCAGTATGACGGATGGTTCTGCCCCGCCTGCGCCGAGTTCAAAGAAGAAGAGGAGCCGGGGAAGCCGCCGCGGTGTGAGTTGCACAATCGAGAGGCCGAGCGCGTCTCGGAAGAAAGCTACTTTTTCGCTCTCTCGGCCTTTCAGGATCGGCTGCTCGAGTTCTACCGCGAGAACCCGCAGTTCGTGCAACCGGAGGCGCGCGCCAATGAGGTCGTGAGTTTCGTCTCGCGTGGGTTGAAGGACCTCTCCATCAGTCGCGTGTCGGTGCGCTGGGGCATTCCCGTGCCGGATGATCCCCGCCACACGATGTATGTGTGGTTCGATGCGCTGTCGAACTACATCACGGCGCTGGGGTTCGGCAATGACCGTCGCCACCTGGCGCACGGTGGAACTCGGTGGGACGATCCTTTTGCCACGTTCTGGCCTGCCGACGTCCATATCGTTGGCAAAGACATTCTTCGATTTCATGCCGTTTACTGGCCGGCGTTTCTGATGGCCGCGGGGCTGGAGCCTCCGCGCATGGTTTACGCCCACGGGATGTGGCTTTCCGGTGGGCGGAAGATGTCCAAGACGCTCGGCAACACGATTGATCTGGCCGTGCTCAAGCGATTCTTCCCCCTCGATGGGATCCGTTACTTCTGCCTGCGGGAGATGGTCTTCGGCGAGGACGCCGATTTCACCTACGGAGCGCTGATTGACCGCATCAATGCTGATCTCGCCGATGGGCTCGGAAATCTCACGAGTCGCACGCTGACGATGATTCGCTCCTTCTGCGATGGCGTTATTCCGAGCGATGACGCCGCGCTCCAGACCGATGGCGAACGGGAGATCGAAGTGAGTGCCGAGGCGACGATCCGCGCCTTCGTGAGCGAGTTCGATCAGTACCGTTTCAATCGAGCGCTGGAAGCGGCCTGGAGCCTCATCGCCCGGGTGGATAAATATCTCTCCGACAGGAAACCGTGGGAGCTGGCCCGGACGCCCTCGGCCCGGCAGCGGCTGGACGTGGTTCTGGCGACGGCAGTGAAGGCTCTCCGGGTTTTAGCCGTGCTCCTCAGTCCCGTGTTGCCGTCCGCCACGCGCCGACTCTGGCACCAGATGGGATTGAGCGGTGAGCCGGCGGAGATCAATCCCCAGGCACTCAGCTTCGCGGCCGCCATAGGCGGTTGTCGCATCGGGGAGATCACCCCTCTGTTTCCTCGAATCAACAAGGAGAAGACCATGGCTGAAATCGAAAGCGAAAAATCACGCGAAAGCGCAGTCACCCCTTCAGCCTCTCCCGTCGGAACCTTCATCACGATTGACGATTTCGCCAAAGTTGATCTGCGGGCGGGAACTGTCGTTTTCGCCGAGAAGGTGGAGAAGGCCGACAAGCTTCTGCGACTCCTGGTGGACGTGGGAGAAGCCCAGCCGCGCCAGGTGGTCGCCGGGATCGCGCCGTACTACACGCCGGAACAGCTCATTGGTCGGCGCGTTATCCTCGTGGCCAATCTTCAGCCGCGGAAACTGCGGGGATTGGAATCGCAGGGCATGGTTCTGGCCGCGGTCGTAGGCCCGGAAGAGAGACCGGTGCTCGCCGGCTTCCTCGAAGATGTCCCCAATGGGGCGAAATTGAGGTAG